The DNA region GCGGCAGCCAAGTTGCCGCATCGCCGTCGGATTTTTTCACATTTTCTGGACCATCGACCGCTAGTAAATTGAGTGGGTCGTTCGCCAGTGCAAGCCGTCTTTGCGGGCTTAGCCCCTGAGCGCCCTTCTGCCAGGCATCGCCGAGAGCAACTATATGATCAATTTGAACCGCGCTAGAGCTGTCCGCCCCGCGGTGAAACTCGATCCGCTTTCCGGTATACGGATCCTGCAGTACACCATTAGAGACCAGACACAACGAGTTTCGGCCGAGGACAACTTCAACCAGGTCTCTGCGCAGAATCTAATTGCGGGTATCGCAGCCGTTCCGATCCGCATCAGTCCAAGCGAGGCCAAATTGCTCGCGTTTATAGGCATTTTTTGGCGCCCGTCCTTTGACCGGCAACGTTTGTAATAACGCAAGTGCCGTGGTCTGCCGAATATGGGAGGACGGGCCGCCAGGTAGATTTCCAGGATCAACTTGGATCGACGCAGCCGCCGCGTCCCGCCACTCGATTCCTTCAGCCCAGGAAAGCCCACCACCCACTAATCCGCCAAAAACGAAGCCAAGTGAAACTACAACGACTAGCCGTTGACGCCGGTACAGCAAATCTTTGAGCCAACTCATAGCATTGAAGTTAGCCCAGGAAAAGGAGTGCCCCCAGTGAAATCCGGCGGCCCAGCAGCCGATGTGGATAACTCGGAAAAATACCGATCAAGACGGAAACCAAATTTTCGATTGATTGCCTTCGCAATCCGATGTGGAAAATCGCCTGGGGCAACCTGCGCGAAAGGTTCTGCGAAACAAGCCTTTGAACCATGTTGTTTCACTCCATCCGCTTAAGCTCCAGACAATGTGTCCTTACTACCGGTGAGTGCCCCCCATTTGTCAGCGAGACGAGTTCCTGTGCATAGCTCTGGTTATTCTGAAAGACTAAATCTGAACCTGTTGCGAACCGGCTGATGTATTTCAGCAGGGCTGTGGATAGCTAGCTGAGGCCACTGGAATGGGGGGCTCTTCCGGTGACCCGTGACCAATTTTCCATCCTATTTTTAGATTTACCATTGTCGCTCGTTGAAGTTAGCATTGGAAAGTGACGTGTGGACGATAGGCAAATGCCGCTGATGCGATCGCACATAAAAATGTCGCTACCGGCACACATCAGTTGCGATACCAACGAATTTTGGCGTCGTAGAGCTGACTTACGCGCTAGTTCGTTGATGCGTCGTTTTCAGTTTTGGAACCTTGGCCCGATGATGCGGATGGTCAAGAATTTTATGGGTACTTGTAAACACTGATGCTCGGAAAAGCTCACGCCTCGAGGTCTTTCAGGTGTTGGAGCGTAGGCAATCCGTGCAACAGACTACGTTCCATAGCGATATCGTGTTTACGGACGCGCAAATGGTCCGCACCCTGAATGTTGAAGTTCACGAGCAATGAGGCGCTTTTTGAGTAAGAAGAAATTGATCAGCAAGTACGAGGCGATGGCATTGTTTTCGGCATCTATCGTGGCAGCGGTGACCGTTTGGGCCGCATCAATTATTGCAACCAGGGTGCTCGATGTTCCTGGATTCGCTCAATTCCAGGGCGTATTTTGGCCGATTGTCTTTGCGATATTCGGCATCATTTCAGGCATTCAGCAGGAGACAACGCGGGCCGTCGGAAATCAACTACAAACCGATTCAGACACGAAGAGGACCTTGGTCGTCCCACCCGCGCTCATGTTTGGCCTCGGCGGCGGACTACTAGTGTTGATATCGGCACCGTTTTGGAGTGCCACTTATCTGCCGCAATTCACTTGGCCCTCGGTGCTTCTCATTTCGCTCACCGTGGTGTTGTTCTCAGTGCAAACTGCGCTTGCGGGCGCTGCGGCTGGGCTGGGAAAGTGGTTCCTGTTTGCTGGATTGGGCGGCGTAGAGGCGGCCTGGCGATTGTTGGCTTTAGTCCTAGCCGCAGTCTTTGCAGGCTCAGTCTTTGGGCTAGAGGTTGCCGTGGTATCCGCCAGCTTCATCTGGGTCGTTTTTGTCTTGTTGAGCCGTGATGCGCGAAACCTGTTCAGAGCCAGAGCCGATGTACCCGCAGGCAGATTTGCCAGGAATATCGGGCTAGCCACGGTCTCATCATTCGGGTCGGCGGTGCTGACAGCTGGGTTCCCCTTCGCTCTCCTGATCATTTATGGATCTGCAACCCCTGAATTGAACGCCTTGATTGCGGTCATTGGCATAACGCGATCCCCAATTATGATTCCGCTGCTGGCGTTCCAGGGTGTTGCTATTGCGGCATTCCTAAGACACAAGGAAGCGCCGTTTAGAGCGATGTTCAGGCCACTAGCTGCGATTTTCGGGCTGGGCATCTTCGGGGCCATCTTGGCTTTTTTCCTTGGGCCAACACTTTTTGACTTGCTTTACAAAAACTACGCCGGATTGGTGCCGGGGGTGGTACTTGCTGCCTTGACCTTCGGCGGCGTCTTCATGGGCTCGTTGGTGTTGTCCGGGACCGCCGCGCTAGCCGTAAACGTGCATAAGGTCTACACGACAGGCTGGGTTACGGCAGTGGTGGTTTCCATCGGACTATTGTTCGTCCCCATTGGCCTTGTCGAAAGAACGCTTCTTGCTCTGTACCTGGGCCCCCTGATTGGGGTAGTCATACATCTGCTGGGTATCAAATCGAAGGTCGCTACACGAGAAAATTCGTGAAATTGCAACTCAATACCTATCGGTTGGATCAACCGGGCGGCATAGCGCAATCTCATCGCTTGCCGCAATTTTACCGGTATTATTCTTGCGCCTTGATGATCAATTGCGCTTACCGGACGAGACAAGTCGGCCAGGTTCGCGAGCACGCGAGCTCTAGTCCCGAGACCTAAAGTGCGATTCAAGCTGCGATTCCTTGCCGGGAAGTCGGATGGGGCAACCTGTACGCCGGGTTCTGTCTTACTACGCCGTTACCAGCATAGAAGCGACGATCATCCATCTACGGACGCCGTTGCCGACGCCCTCTAGCAGCCTACCCGGACACTCGGGCGAGCAGCCCTCAAACGTGCCCTGTCTGGCCTTGCTCCCAGTGGGGTTTACCTTAGCCTTTCCGGTCACCCGGAAAGCGGTGGTCTCTTACACCGCCGTTTCACCCTTACCTCTGCATGCAGAGGCGGTCTATTTTCTGTGGCACTGGCCTGCGGGTTACCCCGAGTGGGTGTTACCCACCACTGTGCTCTTCGGAGCCCGGACGTTCCTCGGGTTGTTTGCACAACACGCGATCGCCCAGTTGCCCCATCCGACCCTCAAGTCTACCGGATCAAGGCGCGAGCGTTCGTCAGTCGCGTACGGGCTTTGTGCTCCGGAACAGGCCGAACCTGGCTCGACGGGATGCTTTAGCGGACTTCTCTGCCTCAGCCCAGATTTCTTCGACCACGCGCGGATCAGACAGGTCTGGGAGCTTTGCGGGAGCCGGGTGCTTGAGCTTGGCGTGCCCGAACGGAATCGATGTCATCGTCGCCCTTTCGTCATCACTATTCTATCCCTCGGTAGCGAGGATGTGTGGAGCCTGCTGCAGCAACATGGCCAAAAGCAACAGCGAGCAAGTTCGCGAACATTTGGACTACTTTGACATCGTCTTGGGTAAGTTCACCGACACGCGCAGCGTCCAAGGTGAGCATGCCATACGCCTCTGATCCATCGTGGATTCGCAACGAGATAAAGGTGCCATAACCTTGCCCGCTGCCACCATAATAATCTGGCCGCTCTTTAGCAATGTTGGGAATGAATAAGCTAGCTGGCGAGGAATCGAGGACGAAACTGAGTGCTTTCTGCCCTCGGCCAGGATCTGTAGCCAGAAATGGTCCGGAGGGTTCACGCAAGCCCGCGTGCCGAAATACTTCCAAGCTGTCGTTACTCGCAGCTAAGGTGTAGGCGATCGCTCGAACATCTTTCACCCCGTGATAGACATTCACCAATACATCCACCGTGTAGCGTGCAAGTTCATTTAGCATGCTCACGCGCGCAGCTTCACCTTGCCGCGGCATCGCGGCTAAAAACGCTGCCATTCGAGCCACATCTGTGTTGAGCACATTATTGGTCACTAAAGACTGCGCAGACAAACGGCGTTCCCAGGCGAAACTTGTTAATTGCAACAGCAGACTTAGCAATAAAGTTCCGGCAGCCCACCAGAATAGATTCGGTGATTCCCTCGCCAAGAAAAAGATGATCTTAGCCAAAACTGGCGCGGCAATACTCAAGATCTTTGCACCAGAAGCCGACCAGGCAGCAAATCGAGAAAATCGATTGGCTTTGCGGCCCAGAACGGGAAATCTAGATCCTGACACGGCTAAATAGTATCGTCGGGCACCGACAGTTTCGCTGCCCGACGATACGGTTTTTCAGAGCTCATTAAGCCTTGGGAAATGCCTGCGGGTGAACCCCAGCCATCTCTTCCATGACGCGAACTACTTGACAGGAATAGCCGAATTCATTGTCGTACCAAAGGTAGAGCACCAGGTTCTTACCGGACGATATTGTTGCCAATCCGTCCACGATGCCAGCACGACGTGAACCAACAAAGTCGGTTGAAACAACCTCTGGAGAGTCAATGTAGTCGATCTGTCGGTGTAGATCCGAATGCAACGAGACATCGCGCAGATAGGCGTTGACCTCTTCTTTACTAGTCTCAT from Renibacterium salmoninarum ATCC 33209 includes:
- a CDS encoding GAF domain-containing protein, which translates into the protein MSGSRFPVLGRKANRFSRFAAWSASGAKILSIAAPVLAKIIFFLARESPNLFWWAAGTLLLSLLLQLTSFAWERRLSAQSLVTNNVLNTDVARMAAFLAAMPRQGEAARVSMLNELARYTVDVLVNVYHGVKDVRAIAYTLAASNDSLEVFRHAGLREPSGPFLATDPGRGQKALSFVLDSSPASLFIPNIAKERPDYYGGSGQGYGTFISLRIHDGSEAYGMLTLDAARVGELTQDDVKVVQMFANLLAVAFGHVAAAGSTHPRYRGIE
- a CDS encoding HNH endonuclease family protein, which translates into the protein MCLVSNGVLQDPYTGKRIEFHRGADSSSAVQIDHIVALGDAWQKGAQGLSPQRRLALANDPLNLLAVDGPENVKKSDGDAATWLPPNTSFRCEYVARQVSVKAAYELWITDAEKQSMERVLASCPWQASQSSAL